From Bacillus basilensis, a single genomic window includes:
- a CDS encoding PTS sugar transporter subunit IIB, with amino-acid sequence MYILLCCAAGMSTSMVVRKMQEEAKKQGKNYKIKAVDSELVKLEIKEADVVLIGPQVKYLFPAVESLANSYNIPVAIIDQRDYGMCDGLKVLKQAEQLVLA; translated from the coding sequence GTACATTTTATTATGTTGTGCAGCAGGCATGTCAACGAGTATGGTCGTAAGAAAAATGCAAGAAGAAGCAAAGAAGCAAGGAAAGAATTATAAAATTAAGGCGGTTGATTCAGAACTAGTGAAGCTTGAAATTAAGGAAGCTGATGTCGTTTTAATCGGTCCGCAAGTGAAATATTTATTTCCAGCGGTAGAGTCTCTTGCAAATTCATATAATATACCAGTTGCGATTATAGACCAACGAGATTATGGCATGTGTGATGGTTTGAAAGTGCTTAAGCAAGCAGAACAATTAGTTTTAGCATAA